In Paenibacillus stellifer, the DNA window TCAACTCCACACATATAGTCGTTGTTATCTTCGGAGTCAAAACCAAAACATAAGCCCAAATCGCACTTTTGTCCGGTTAGCTCTTCCATCTTTTCACGAGTGCCATCGAATTTGACAATTCCCCAAGTGCCGCCGTTAGACGTTGTACGCCGGATGCCGAGAACGCGGAAGGCATTCCTTTCAACAACTCTGTAATCCATTTCCTGTACCCCCGTTATCATAAGTGTGAAGGTCAGGCGAGCATAGAATTTAAGAATGGCCTCCGGTCTGCGCGCTTCCTATGGAGTGATCCCATGCATGCGCTTGAATGCCGCAGCAAAAGCATCCGCGGAATCATAACCGTATTTAACTGCGATATCCAAAATACGCTGATGTGAATGTTGAAGATCATATGCAGCGCAAGACAGTCTTCTGCGTCGCAAATATTCGGATAGCTGTATTCCGGTAATCGGAGC includes these proteins:
- a CDS encoding helix-turn-helix domain-containing protein → MNHAIDYLEAHLCDDINPDEISRIMACPYSVFQRSFAPITGIQLSEYLRRRRLSCAAYDLQHSHQRILDIAVKYGYDSADAFAAAFKRMHGITP